atacaTAAAGAATAATTATTGAGAGAAGTAAAATCTCAAAAATCACATAATTCCGTATTGTTGTGTTGATGACcatgaaaataaaaacattcCTACTAATATACATGCATGAATCTcataagagaaaaaaaaattggaacgagcacttttttttatgaattgaaACGAGCACTTCCTTAATgttagaattaataaaaaaaataactactagtataatattttatgattcaAAATAATATGCAACAAaatctatataaaaaatttacagtggaatagttgaaaaaaaaattttaaatttctttcgcaacacattacaattatataattaaatttaatagtaatatttGCATAGGCTCATTTATTATTGGAAAAACAATTGGCTGAATATATAGTGTGACCCataaatttgtacttttttactCATCTGACCTCTAAACTTAACATCTTATCTAAATCTGATTTGACCCttcttgataaatacgtaaatattgatgataattgtattttattaatgatttgGTGATTGAGAAATGGTgaaaaatactcttttgataCATTTAGaaagatataatattaatttaaataaaaaactaaaataagatATATAAAAGGGTTTAAACACCactaaattaatttctttatcACTATTCAAACTTCAAATATCAAAGTTCTTTTTATGATTCTACAAGTAGGTAGAATATTTAGTAGTGAAGATAATTGGTTTAGTCTTAACTTTAGAAGTGCATGGAATGGAAGGTGAGCCTTTTTTCTTTGGAATAATGCTAAAAACTCAGAAttacaaaaatagaaatttgataaACCAGGATTTATTGACTTTAACATATCCTTTTGGATAGAAGCAAGAAGGAGAATAGCAATAAATACTAATCTTTGTCATCAAAGGAATGAAATTATTGTTAGTTTGCTTTTTCTTTTCCCCAAAGAAGGACCACCACATAACAGAAATGcctttatttttcaataaataataaatggtcataaatttttttctacAAATACATATTCTCTCCattctgttttaatttttacacatattttttaaaaatattaaattatattcatttttGGTTCTTTTTCCTATTAATAATGCTTTGTAAATTGTGAtaaagaatgattttttttatttaaaaattaaaataaaggatataaaaacaattttaactTGGAATgtgaataaaaacataaaaatgtatatttaaaatggaagataataaaagaaaaactttttaaatggaatgaaaaaaacatatattaatAGATTGGGTGAATCAAATAACATAATGAGTTAATTGAAATGTCATTCCAACTTTTAAGAGTTTAGAGTAATAAGAAGgtgactttttttttcttaaatactTTTAATCTGAGTTTtatgaatataataatatttaataataaaatttagatattaattactttaattttaaattagttttagtttaaagtaatttaatattaaatttagttttttaaataaaattcaaactcttattataaaaatatctttttgacaatatattattaatttcgATTCTTTTACATTTTATTGATACGATATCATATCATACTATTTAACCGCATATATCAATATCATTCGGTCACATTGTGTGGAACTATAAGAGTCATGAAAGGGTTGAAtcaaatgataaataataagaTTGAGTCTatcttaaattaaattaaattaaatgaattgtatgaaatattattaatttctttttataagTTGATCAATTATGATGTATTAAATTTTAGTCTTTAAAGAAAATATGACGTATTTAATATGTATCAACAAAACCAGCGTCCTTTTTTGACTTGTCTAGttgagtaaaaaaaaaaactgatcaACCGGATTAGCCTTATATAGTTATCACACGATTAAATCGTATGATGCTCTAATATTATGTACAAATTCAATAGGTTTTGAGAGTGTTGAAACAAACAAGAGAGTGTTGAAAACACACTACTTATTATAAGAGTTAGGATATAActgaaaaaaatacataaacagGGCATTGTTTTGAGACATTTAGCCTAAAATTTagtagtatattttattttttggcaaaaagaacaaatatattttcatagttttttcaaaagtacaaaTTATCCCTTAAATATTTTTGGGTACAATAAAACCCTCATGATTTTTAACCTGTTTAACCCGTTATTTAACCCGTCATAAATGGGTTGACCCGTTTATGACCCAAACCTATACAAGCTCAATACGAATCCGTTTAATTTCGTGTCGTGTCGTGTTAACGGGTCGTGTAGAAAATTGTCAGTCCTACTCTCCTAGCACATCTAacataataacaataatatgtAATGAGcataaattgtaataaaaataaaaaaaggaccCTACTTGAGAGACAATAGTACttctttttctaaataaaagatatatgGACAGATTCCTTTGCCCTAACATGATTTATGTTCAAAAAGTTGTGTGGATCCAGCAATAAAGCTTCAGTCAATAAGAGTTGATGAATTGGCTATTTTCTTTCAACTTTTGCTTTCCAAATCATCCAAACACATCACACCCAACAATTATTTGATCCAATATCTTTGAATTGACCATTATAATATTTCTAATTAAGTCAATTTTTaaggtcaattttatttttaattattctataatgacaattaaggtttttattttaaaagatataGCATGCTTTGTTATATTGATTGTCACCCATTATCGGCTTCTATATGCTTTAAGGGCATACCAAAACTTTTTAGTTTGAACTTTGAATAATAGATTGAAGGTTCTTTTAACAAACTAATTCTTCATTATTTTTAGTTAGGATTGTCAATGTATTAGTAGCTGTATGTTTTATCAGAAATATATTCTTTATCAGTTGTTTATCAatgattaattagtattattattcattttttaaacggACAAACAACCGCCCGAGAGAGTTAGAGTTCAAATCCCCTCCCTCATGCAAGTATGAAGGACTTATCCACTAGGCCAAACCTTCATGTGCTAGTAGCTACATATAAGCATTTAAGTactagtattttatttatttaaaaatacttgctaaaaaatatctcatatttttatttgtataataattttttaaaaacgtcaattttgacctaattttaataaatgcaTTTCAATTGTTAtcaattatttcattttagaaaacacaGTTTCTAAGAAAAAATCAGTTATAAgccaagttttttttttcaatataaatatactaatcaaatttttaaaaaggtctaatatcttaaaaaaatccAGACCTTTCATCCTCTtctcaatcctaccctgacgttgcaaatcagtcaattttatcctattttgtatttttttcatttcaattttaccctaaagcataaaattgatatgtttttatttggcaaaagttcaaaaaaattctctaaattgactatttttgcattagattaacatTTTATATTAAGTTGATCATTTTTGAAGaacttttttgaacttttgtcaaataaaagaaggtcaattttatgttttagggtacaattgaaatgaaaaaaatataaaataggataaaattgataaatttttaacgtCAGGATAGTATTGAAAAGAGAATGAAAGGTTGGGGTTTTTGAAGGCATTAAGCGTTTTAAGAATGTCATATATTAAAGAGATTgactttatttttgaatttttcttaataatttaCTGTagttaaaatatacttattaaaattagaccataaattgatgtttttgaaaaaaatgaaatataaattaaaaaattaaaaaggtaaaatatttttttagtgattatgTTTATTCTAAAATATATGCAACAGATTCTATTTAAAGTGTTAAATCAAATGacatacaataaataaataaatttaatctaattttaattatttcatgtaattttttttatatctgcACCACAACTTTATAATTATGATCCATAAAACAGTACTTTAGACAACTTTCACACTGGGTGCATAAAACATCAAAATAATGACAATGATGATAAGAATGACAGAGACAAATTAACTGATAATAATTCTCAATATATGTATCATCACACCTTTTATTTCAAGTCTCATTCCATATCACTTCAATCCTCTCAATCATTTTTCATTCAAATTCTCATTACTATAAAATTAATCATTAGTAttcaatatgataatatataattttttttaaagtaacatataaaattaatcatTCATCTTCTTATTTCCTTTATTTTCATTACTATTCCTAAGTTTTAACACTTAATGTATCATTAATTTTACcctaaaagataaatttatttaactaaaacgTCATTAATTTGATAATAAGAAAAATGATTCAAATGTTTTGCCAACTAACTAATACACAATATTATTTCTCTGCAAAGAATGTCCATTAtatctaatataaataattgaaaatattataGTATTAATGGtgtctaaatttttatttcttttaaattaatattttaatttttaaaatatacatcaGATAACAATAAGCCAATATTTGTTTAAGTTCCACTGTCATATTAGCAAAAAGTAATTTTAATGTGCAAAtgatagtaattattttttaatccttttttatgaatattattttttaatcctTAGTAAGTAATTTGGTGattgaaaagtgatttaaaacattcatttgatatactttttaaaagtttaattattaacataaaaaaaattcaaaaaaagttcaaataccATTGCTATAATTAACTTTTACAAAACAATCATAGTATTAGTTAGGGAAAAAACAGTATATAGAAAAAGGCAATACATATTACAATATTCAACCACAATTCTCAAGTCAAGACACTGAATTTcagtgaagaagaaaaaaactatGCTACAAATTTGTATATGTTGGGGGTAATATGCTATAACTtagtaataatataatataacatgAGACTCAAGGCTAtgcaaaaatgaaattttaatgcTTCTCACTATCACACAAAACAAATCACATAATCAAATGAAACcaccaaaacaaaacaaaacaatccTCTAAACTCTTGAATCTTCTTCTTTAATCAAACTTCTTAAATTAAACATTTCTTCCTCTTTCTTGAATCCATTTCCTTCATCACTAACTTTGGTTATTTGCTCTTTACATGGTCCATAACCCCAACTACATAttacaaaatatatcaaattcaCACCACTCATTATAGcaagaagaaaataatatttgtcATAATGACCTTGGTTTATATTACTTGGAACCCAGCTCTGTTTGCTTCCTTTTGAAGTTAGgttattcacaatacttaaaaTGACTGTGGCCAGCAAGTTTGCAACTGCCATTCCGAGTCCGAAAAGAGCTCCAGCGATGCTAGACATGCTCTTCGGTAACTCGGTGTAATAGAATTCCGTTTGGCCGATTGCGTTCATCGCCTCTGCCAAACCGTTCAAGCAATACTGTGGTGCAAGCCAGAATGCTGACATGTGGACTACAGCATTGGCGTTGTTTAAGTATCCTTGTTCGATGGCTTTTCTTCGTCGGACGTTCTCGACGATACCTGCAACCACCATTCCCAAGCACGAAAGAACTAGGCCGAATCCCATCCTTAGTTTAACACTGAATCGAACTGGTTTACCCTTAATTTTTGATGCCAACGGAAGGATTGCACGGTCATAAAGTATAATCCATACTGCCATAGAGATAACTACAAATGTAGAAAAAGAGCCCGCTGGGACTTGGAAATTTGAGGTTAGGCTTCGATCCATGGAACTCGCTTGAAGTACTTGAAACGTACCTTGGCTAACATTTATCGACATCATAATCCCCGTAGACCATATTGGGATAACCCTAATAAGAGCTTTGAGCTCTTCTACTTGCTCGATTGTGCAAAGACTCCACGGGTTTGATGCCGATCCATCTGGGGCTAAATCTTGTTCTGGGTTTTTAACGATGCAAGCCTTATTCAAAAACCTAATACCATATAATTATTCAAAGATATAAATCATAGTGCTCATTCATTAGATGATTGAAACATCATTTAATGATAGGTTCATACCTGAGATTCTCCGTTGGTGCAATGTACTCGGAATCCTTCCTCCGATGATATTTAGCTTCTGAATTTGTAGGAGGGAATGGAACGTTTCTGTTTCTGTAAGAAACCACAAGAACTTGTACAAATCCAGCAAGCAGACTCTTGCTTGCTTTCTGCTTAAGGTAAAGCGGAGAAGCAACAAAGAACAAGAAAAGCGATAGGAATACGAGAATTGCAGGAACTCCGAAGCCAACTCGCCAACCATGATGGTCTTGAATATATACAATCCCTGTCAAAGCAATCAGAACAGCAATGGCGGTTGATGCGTAGTACCAACCAAAGTAGCTTTCGAGAACCCTCTCGTTATTCGGATTAGCTTTGTTATCCAATTGATCAGCCCCAAATGCTAAAGAGCAAGGCCTAATGCCGCCAGCTCCGATAGATATGAAGGCCATTGAAGATAAGAGCATTGTCATTTGTCCTGATGTCGGGGATGTACAGCTTTGTGTCATTATATCACAAGTCGGAGGCTTTGCTTTCGGAATCATGGTTGTTAACCATAACAGGATTGTCCCCTGCATCAAATTTCATGTCCTTTCATTAACTAATTATCGTCACAAAATAAATCAGTTCATTATAAACTATACTGCATATAGCTATTTTAGATTGGAAACGAAAACGTCAAAATTGGAAGCTAAAATTCGATAATTTTGACAAGAAAAGCATTTACAGAAATGAAAAGAAAGCTCCCATACATAATTAGACTTGGAAAGTTCCCGTGCAACATAGCATACAGCTCATCAACTTTAGCTACTTCTATAAAGATACTGCATACTATTTCATAAACCTAAgcaaattaaagaaaaacacaATCTAATACAATTATGTTTGTTCCTCTAATCTACTATAATTAAACTTAGGATTAAGTTCTTTTATGTAAAAACAAAGTTCAAGGAAcaggattttttaaaaaacaacagGATTGAATTTTTTGTGGTCCTGTTTAAGACAGTCACTTTCAGTGTTAAAAGTCTTCAAGAAATTGACAACCAACTAGTTTAAGAATATGCAAAACTAGACAACACACACCACTAAATTATGCTCTAATTTCAAAAGtaaactaataaattaacaatCAAGAGATACTAAACCCAATTTTAAGGTGGCTTCAAAACTGAGTAAAGCTATCATTTTCACTACTCAAATCACCATCAtattgaaaaatcaaaattgaccCAAGAAAATGAAAATCATAATTACCAAGAGACTGAAGATTGAACCAAGGCCAATTGTGAAATAACGACCCAAATATGAATCAGAAATGAAAGCACCCAACAAAGGCATGAAATTGGTAGCAGCATTCCAAAGAAAGATTATATTAGCACTCTTAGCAACTCCTAAACCATAATCTTTcatcaaataaaatatcatatttggTAAAAGTCCATAGCTTGAAACCTTCTCAAATGCCTCATTTGCTGCATTAAAACAAGAAAGTAATCAACACCCAATTGAAATCAAGATCCAAATCACATCCCCATCAAGTAAAAAATGTAATTCAActcaaaaaaatgtaaaaaagattgaatcttgattttcttgaaagaaaatcaagaaacttCAAGAAAATACATTTTGAGTggatataaacaaaaattttaCATACCTATAATGAAGGGGAGAGTAATGAGGCCACCTTTTCTTGGTTTGGGAATGTGATGGGTAGTGACATTATTGGGTTGAGTTTGAGCTAAAGCAGTTTCTTCCATTTTCTTCTCCATTAGCTGCACTGCTATAGCTTTTCTTTTTTGTGTTTCTTTCTGAAACtaaaaagaaactgaaaagaaatgagagagaagaaaaagaaaaaaagacttACAAAATCTTTTGGCTAAAGAGTGACATAGTTTATATGGggatttatatttgaatatagAAAGAAAAATCTTTGTGTAGTAGTAGTAGTACTGTTACTACCTGTGACAGCTGATAAATGTAGGcaagaaaaaaatgaattatataatGATTACATCATGTATAAATAAGGGTGTAATCAAGTTGGGCTATTTGCAAGTTACTCGAGATCAACTCGAATTTCGTTAAAAGAATTCAAGTCGAACTCGAGTTTCAGCTACTCAAACTTCATCTCGAGCTGACCTCAAGTATCAATTGAGAAAGTTTGCGAGTACATCATATATAAATAGTGGCATACATGAGTTTGGTTAGATGCAAATTACTCAAGATcgattcaatatttttaaaaaatataaatcgagCTCGATCTTAAACTATTCAAACTTCATCTCGAACCGAGTTTAAATATCAATTAAGAAGGCTCATGCGGCTCGCGAGCTTAAAAGagcttcatatatatatataaaataacaatttatttgtTATTGTATTGGTTTCTtatagttttaaatttgaatatatattatttcgaaTACTGTATTTTATAGCAAAAATTTAAGATattgtcaaattttataatttttaattattattattattaattgatttgGATATGGCTCGAGCTCGAACTTCAAAATTTAAGCCCGTCAAGTTCGAGCTCGAGTTTGGCCTAACTCAAACTCGGCCCACCCGTTTATAGCGCAATgtataaaaaatagaattacttaaaaaacatctttcatcttttagcgatttaatcacactttttaaatgttgtatagaaaagttcattttttttttgtatttttaacatttatgatataaaattatttttcggaATGCTTCAAtagtaaaacaaataaaaacaacatCGTATGGTGAAGACAAAACGGTGTTGGACGAAACATTATTAAACTTAACAAGCATATAATCAGGAATGCTATGTTAAATATTGTGTTTAAATCGCTTCATacaataaataaaagttcaacaCGGTTTTCGAATTTATACGATGGGATCAATTAATTCAtacttagcaatttaatcaattaattcatACTTAGCAATTTATAAAAGGTCAGGGAGtgcaactttttttttgttcaaaaaatatAGAAGATAAAATAATTGAAGTGGAATGGAAGGAACAAACACACCATGATCCTTAGCTTGTTTCTGCTTTTCTTTCTTGCCTGTTACACTtttctttttcactttttttataatttttaaattggaaaaaattattactttttcatattaaaataagCTCTGAAATTAGGGAAAAGTAGGAGTACACTGACAATACCATTTTGAGGGGAGATAAGATGTGGTGGGGACCATAGTAAGTAAAAATGGAGCCCACAGATTTAGGTTTTCTTCTTAAAGATGtaaaaactctctcaaatcaaaattttatacaCAAAACAAAACAGAAGAAGTGAGCAGTTAAAAAGGAAAGAGTTGAAATTATGATTTCTGTAGTTTCAGAGAATTTGTGGAAAATGGGGCTCTTGCACGTGGATTGCcctatttttctttattatttttatctactttttacatttttttactataatttaatgattttaaagaccgtttgatttgttttaagaaGAGAAAAAGGTCATTTATACCTTTAAAGTTTAACTCGAAAATCAAATAAGACattaacgtttaaaaaagttttaaatatgcTCCTAACGTCTTAGAAAGTGAACAATCAGGCCTCCGATTTTGACAATCAGGTCCCCAACGTCTCATTTATGAATCAAAATCGGGAcctgattgtttattttttaagatgTTGGCGGCatatttgaaaaatttcaaacgttagggGTTCACTTGATCCTATAGTCAAAGTTTAgaggcataaatgacccttttttcttttaagaaaAAGTAGTTTTGTCAAACTTCGGGGAgttg
This window of the Mercurialis annua linkage group LG5, ddMerAnnu1.2, whole genome shotgun sequence genome carries:
- the LOC126682639 gene encoding protein NRT1/ PTR FAMILY 1.2, producing MEKKMEETALAQTQPNNVTTHHIPKPRKGGLITLPFIIANEAFEKVSSYGLLPNMIFYLMKDYGLGVAKSANIIFLWNAATNFMPLLGAFISDSYLGRYFTIGLGSIFSLLGTILLWLTTMIPKAKPPTCDIMTQSCTSPTSGQMTMLLSSMAFISIGAGGIRPCSLAFGADQLDNKANPNNERVLESYFGWYYASTAIAVLIALTGIVYIQDHHGWRVGFGVPAILVFLSLFLFFVASPLYLKQKASKSLLAGFVQVLVVSYRNRNVPFPPTNSEAKYHRRKDSEYIAPTENLRFLNKACIVKNPEQDLAPDGSASNPWSLCTIEQVEELKALIRVIPIWSTGIMMSINVSQGTFQVLQASSMDRSLTSNFQVPAGSFSTFVVISMAVWIILYDRAILPLASKIKGKPVRFSVKLRMGFGLVLSCLGMVVAGIVENVRRRKAIEQGYLNNANAVVHMSAFWLAPQYCLNGLAEAMNAIGQTEFYYTELPKSMSSIAGALFGLGMAVANLLATVILSIVNNLTSKGSKQSWVPSNINQGHYDKYYFLLAIMSGVNLIYFVICSWGYGPCKEQITKVSDEGNGFKKEEEMFNLRSLIKEEDSRV